A stretch of the Halomonas sp. CH40 genome encodes the following:
- a CDS encoding SPOR domain-containing protein — translation MPSPRKTPPRRGATTQRDRATKKPSPSSRLPGWLWGLGGLVVGFFLAQHQHGTAPWQDTSEAPQATIISKEQPDGQASENGEDDQAASTPTFEFYTLLPETEIIAPDGVVPSRVTRPEPAPVDDAEQAPASATNQLTDDEQAAMSDEPIAESTPVSNDDPIAALIAANNPENAETSTSSAPQEEQTQEEQKRYMLQAASFRSASDAGKMRDRLRNLSLLAHISEVQANGDTWHRVQVGPYDDPRELNRAQDLMNTQGIEPLLLQLQN, via the coding sequence ATGCCCAGTCCACGTAAAACCCCACCCCGTCGCGGTGCCACAACGCAGCGCGATAGAGCGACGAAAAAGCCCTCCCCCAGCAGCCGCCTGCCTGGCTGGCTGTGGGGGCTGGGTGGCCTTGTTGTGGGGTTTTTCTTGGCCCAGCACCAACATGGCACTGCGCCATGGCAGGATACCAGCGAAGCCCCCCAGGCAACCATTATTTCCAAGGAACAGCCTGACGGCCAAGCAAGTGAGAACGGTGAAGACGATCAGGCGGCTTCCACACCGACCTTCGAATTCTATACCCTGCTACCGGAAACCGAGATTATTGCCCCCGATGGCGTGGTGCCCTCACGGGTTACACGGCCCGAACCAGCCCCCGTCGATGACGCTGAACAAGCGCCCGCCAGCGCTACCAATCAACTGACTGACGACGAACAGGCAGCCATGTCTGATGAACCCATTGCCGAATCAACGCCGGTCAGCAACGATGACCCCATAGCGGCACTGATTGCCGCCAACAACCCGGAAAACGCCGAGACTTCCACTTCGTCAGCGCCCCAGGAAGAACAGACTCAAGAAGAACAGAAGCGCTACATGCTTCAGGCAGCGTCGTTTCGTTCCGCAAGCGATGCCGGCAAAATGCGCGATCGGCTGCGTAATCTCAGTCTGCTCGCGCATATCAGCGAGGTACAGGCTAATGGCGATACCTGGCATCGCGTTCAGGTTGGCCCCTACGACGACCCCCGCGAGCTTAATCGCGCTCAGGATCTGATGAACACCCAAGGCATTGAACCACTGCTGCTACAGCTTCAGAACTGA
- the argS gene encoding arginine--tRNA ligase, giving the protein MKDTLITLLEGAVEALKQEGVLPQDVQPTIKVDPTKDKAHGDYATNLALMLAKPAGMKPRDLAEAVVNALPASDAVQKTDIAGPGFINFFAATDAAAQVVAQVLDCGDTFGRSMLGQGQKVQVEFVSANPTGPLHVGHGRGAAIGDCLCRLLEATGYDVTREFYYNDAGAQISNLARSVHARVKGLTPDHSSWPEDGYRGDYIIDVAEDYLAGKTVSADDREVTAKADPDDLDAIQTFAVAWLRREQDLDLKAFGVEFDVYFLESSLYEDGKVDATVEKLTDNGHTYQEDGATWLRTTAFGDDKDRVMRKRDGGYTYFLPDVAYHLDKWQRGFKTVINEQGADHHSTVTRVRAGLQALEVGIPKGWPDYVLHQMVMVTRSGVEVKLSKRAGSYVTLRDLIDEVGRDATRFFLAARRADSQLTFDIDLARSQSNENPVYYVQYAHARVCSMLRKAEAAQQPFDHDLALANLALLDSDQEKAVFNRLARFPEVVEVAARNREPQQIAQYLLDLAGDFHTCYNAVKVMVDDDTLRNTRLALGLATRQVLRNGLDLMGVRAPEEM; this is encoded by the coding sequence ATGAAAGACACACTGATCACCCTGCTTGAAGGCGCCGTTGAGGCACTCAAGCAAGAGGGCGTGCTTCCCCAGGACGTTCAGCCAACCATCAAGGTTGACCCGACCAAAGACAAGGCCCACGGCGATTACGCCACCAACCTTGCCCTGATGCTGGCCAAGCCCGCTGGCATGAAGCCTCGCGACCTGGCAGAGGCCGTCGTGAATGCCCTGCCTGCCAGCGACGCCGTACAGAAAACCGATATTGCCGGCCCCGGCTTTATCAACTTTTTTGCCGCCACCGACGCCGCCGCTCAGGTAGTCGCCCAGGTACTCGACTGCGGTGACACCTTCGGCCGCAGCATGCTTGGCCAGGGCCAGAAAGTGCAGGTGGAATTTGTGTCCGCCAACCCGACCGGGCCGCTGCACGTCGGCCACGGCCGCGGTGCCGCAATTGGCGACTGCCTGTGCCGCCTTTTGGAAGCCACCGGCTATGACGTCACCCGTGAGTTCTACTACAACGATGCGGGCGCCCAGATCAGCAACCTGGCGCGCTCCGTTCACGCCCGGGTCAAAGGGCTGACCCCCGACCACAGCAGCTGGCCGGAAGACGGCTACCGGGGTGACTACATTATTGATGTGGCCGAGGATTATCTGGCTGGAAAAACCGTCAGCGCCGATGATCGCGAAGTCACCGCCAAGGCCGACCCGGACGACCTTGACGCCATCCAGACCTTTGCCGTGGCCTGGCTGCGCCGCGAGCAGGACCTTGACCTGAAAGCCTTTGGCGTGGAATTCGATGTCTACTTCCTGGAATCCTCGCTCTATGAGGATGGCAAGGTGGATGCCACTGTCGAAAAGCTCACCGACAATGGCCATACCTATCAAGAAGACGGCGCCACCTGGCTGCGTACAACCGCGTTTGGCGATGACAAGGATCGCGTAATGCGCAAGCGCGACGGAGGCTACACCTACTTCCTGCCCGATGTCGCCTACCATCTGGACAAATGGCAGCGTGGCTTCAAGACGGTGATCAATGAGCAGGGCGCCGACCACCACTCCACCGTGACCCGGGTGCGCGCTGGCCTGCAGGCGCTGGAAGTGGGTATTCCCAAGGGTTGGCCGGATTATGTACTTCACCAGATGGTGATGGTGACCCGCTCAGGCGTTGAGGTAAAACTCTCCAAGCGCGCCGGCAGCTATGTCACCCTGCGTGACCTGATTGATGAAGTTGGCCGCGATGCCACGCGGTTTTTCCTTGCCGCCCGCCGCGCCGACTCCCAATTAACATTTGATATTGATCTGGCCCGTTCTCAGTCGAACGAAAATCCGGTTTACTATGTACAATATGCCCATGCTCGCGTGTGCAGCATGCTGCGCAAGGCCGAAGCCGCCCAGCAGCCATTTGATCATGATCTGGCGCTGGCCAATCTTGCCCTGCTCGACAGTGATCAGGAAAAAGCCGTATTCAACCGCCTGGCGCGCTTCCCTGAGGTTGTCGAGGTGGCCGCCAGAAACCGTGAACCCCAACAGATCGCGCAATACCTGCTGGATCTTGCGGGCGATTTTCACACCTGTTACAACGCCGTCAAAGTCATGGTAGACGATGACACCCTGCGCAATACGCGCCTGGCACTGGGGTTGGCAACCCGCCAGGTGTTGCGCAACGGCCTCGACCTGATGGGTGTCCGTGCGCCAGAGGAGATGTAA
- a CDS encoding primosomal protein N', with protein sequence MPRSPLLSAPVLRVALPSPLRRLFDYLPATTPPTEGWQVGLRVSVPFGRREVVGVIVELASHSELPREQLKCVHNALDDTPLPADWLWLCRFTARYYQHSLGDTLANAMPARLRQGHPMAGRTQTLWKRSPSAAEQHDFGRAHRQAELWELLGQHPNGLASRVISAHGFTQDTLNRLAQKRLITSTTQALTAATPAHTQQSLANPALPLNREQAVALAALHEKLDDFHPCLLEGVTGSGKTEVYLQLIDAVVSKGRQALVLIPEIGLTPQTLARFRQRFNVPVLALHSGLTDPERLDAWEAAAAGRALIIIGTRSAIFTPLARLGVIIVDEEHDGSYKQQDGLRYHARDLAIARAHHHRIPVLLGSATPSLESLQQALQGSYRHLTLTQRASRHAPARLELTDLRHQPCRGGLLPGTVKAIKKTLEAGKQVLVFINRRGFAPTLACHACGWVAECHQCDARMTLHRQPPLLACHHCDTRRALPPACPECASGDLRALGSGTERTEETLQGLFPKTLIHRIDRDSTRRKDSFEQIMKDVSRGDPCLLVGTQMLAKGHHLPHVTLVVVINADGGLYAADFRALEHSAQLLEQVAGRAGRAADPGRVLVQTLHPDDPHLNQLAEHGYAALARHLLAERRSAQLPPFSFMALLRVESPQVDAATQLATHAAQQVRDWLETQPIQVRCLGPIPAPMERRQNRYHLHVMLSADKRSHLHQAASFLTHWLENNREARRVRWSLDIDPQTLS encoded by the coding sequence TTGCCGCGTTCACCTCTTTTGTCCGCCCCTGTGCTGCGTGTGGCACTGCCATCGCCGTTGCGCCGCCTGTTTGATTACCTGCCAGCAACCACCCCACCGACAGAGGGCTGGCAAGTGGGACTGCGGGTCAGCGTCCCTTTCGGGCGCCGTGAGGTAGTGGGGGTAATTGTTGAACTGGCCAGCCACAGCGAGCTACCCAGAGAGCAGCTGAAGTGTGTACATAATGCGCTGGATGACACACCGCTACCCGCCGACTGGCTGTGGCTGTGCCGTTTTACCGCACGCTATTATCAGCACAGCCTGGGCGATACGCTGGCCAACGCCATGCCCGCCCGTCTGCGCCAGGGCCACCCCATGGCCGGGCGAACCCAGACACTCTGGAAGCGCAGCCCCAGCGCCGCTGAGCAACACGACTTTGGCCGCGCCCACCGTCAGGCAGAGCTCTGGGAACTGTTGGGCCAACACCCCAACGGCCTGGCCAGCCGGGTGATCAGCGCTCACGGTTTTACCCAGGACACCCTCAACCGCCTGGCACAGAAGAGGTTGATTACATCTACCACCCAGGCCTTGACGGCAGCCACGCCTGCGCACACCCAACAATCGCTGGCCAACCCGGCGTTGCCGCTGAACCGTGAACAGGCGGTGGCGCTTGCCGCCCTGCACGAAAAGCTCGATGACTTTCACCCCTGCCTGCTGGAAGGCGTGACCGGCAGCGGCAAGACCGAAGTCTACCTGCAGCTGATCGACGCCGTTGTCAGCAAGGGCCGACAGGCACTGGTACTGATTCCCGAGATCGGCCTGACGCCACAGACCCTGGCGCGCTTTCGCCAGCGCTTTAATGTGCCGGTGCTGGCCCTGCATTCCGGGCTGACCGACCCGGAGCGCCTGGATGCCTGGGAGGCCGCCGCTGCGGGTCGCGCGCTGATTATCATCGGCACCCGCTCGGCTATTTTTACCCCCCTGGCCCGCCTTGGCGTGATCATTGTCGACGAAGAGCACGATGGCTCCTACAAACAGCAGGATGGCCTGCGCTACCACGCTCGGGACCTGGCCATCGCCCGCGCCCACCATCACCGCATACCGGTGCTACTGGGCAGCGCCACCCCGTCGCTGGAAAGCCTTCAGCAGGCCTTGCAAGGCAGCTACCGTCACCTGACGTTAACCCAGCGCGCCAGTCGCCATGCTCCCGCCCGCTTGGAACTGACCGACCTGCGCCACCAGCCCTGCCGTGGCGGCCTGCTGCCGGGCACCGTCAAGGCGATCAAAAAGACGCTGGAGGCGGGCAAGCAGGTGCTAGTGTTTATCAACCGGCGTGGTTTTGCGCCCACTCTGGCCTGCCACGCCTGCGGCTGGGTAGCCGAGTGTCATCAGTGCGATGCGCGCATGACCCTGCATCGCCAGCCGCCGCTGCTGGCCTGCCACCATTGCGATACCCGCCGGGCCCTTCCTCCCGCCTGCCCGGAATGCGCCAGCGGCGATCTGCGCGCCCTGGGTAGCGGCACCGAACGCACCGAGGAAACCCTGCAGGGCCTGTTCCCCAAAACGCTCATCCATCGTATCGACCGCGACAGCACCCGGCGCAAGGACAGCTTTGAGCAGATCATGAAAGACGTCTCCCGCGGCGACCCCTGCCTGCTGGTCGGCACCCAGATGCTGGCCAAGGGGCACCACCTGCCACACGTCACCCTGGTGGTGGTGATCAACGCGGATGGCGGCCTGTATGCCGCCGACTTTCGCGCCCTGGAACACAGCGCCCAGCTGCTGGAACAGGTGGCCGGACGCGCGGGGCGTGCCGCTGACCCCGGCCGCGTGCTGGTGCAGACCCTGCACCCGGATGACCCGCACCTGAACCAGCTCGCCGAACATGGTTACGCCGCCCTGGCGCGCCACCTGCTGGCCGAACGCCGCAGCGCCCAACTGCCACCCTTCAGCTTTATGGCCCTGTTACGGGTTGAAAGCCCTCAGGTCGATGCTGCCACACAGCTGGCCACCCATGCCGCTCAGCAGGTACGCGACTGGCTTGAGACCCAACCCATACAGGTACGCTGCCTGGGGCCAATACCCGCGCCTATGGAGCGCCGCCAGAACCGCTATCACCTGCACGTCATGTTGAGCGCGGACAAGCGTAGCCACCTGCATCAGGCCGCCAGCTTTCTGACCCACTGGCTGGAGAATAACCGTGAGGCTCGCCGAGTACGCTGGTCGCTGGATATCGACCCCCAAACGCTCAGCTAG
- the rpmE gene encoding 50S ribosomal protein L31 gives MKQGIHPNYNTVTASCSCGASFQVGSTSGHDFSLDVCSNCHPFYTGKQKQATTGGRVERFNKRFGAAVKRG, from the coding sequence ATGAAACAAGGTATTCACCCGAATTACAACACGGTAACGGCAAGCTGTTCTTGCGGTGCCAGCTTCCAGGTCGGCTCAACATCCGGGCATGACTTCTCTCTGGATGTATGCTCTAACTGCCACCCTTTCTATACCGGCAAGCAGAAGCAGGCAACCACCGGCGGCCGTGTAGAACGCTTCAACAAGCGCTTTGGCGCAGCAGTGAAGCGCGGCTAA
- a CDS encoding malate dehydrogenase: MTDAFKQAALDYHAKPIPGKLSVELTKPAATARDLALAYSPGVAEPVREIARDPENVFRYTGKGNLVAVISDGSAILGLGNLGPLASKPVMEGKGVLFKRFAGINSVDVEVEAENPQAFIDTVARIASTWGGINLEDIKAPECFEIEKALIERCAVPVFHDDQHGTAIVTAAGMLNALDIAGKRIEDVRIVCMGAGAAAIACMRLLISCGAQRKNLVMLDRRGVIHSDREGINQYKAEFAQDTDMRTLDDAIDGADVFIGLSGPGLLSADQVKTMAQDPVIFACTNPDPEIHPDVAREARPDVIMATGRSDYPNQVNNVLGFPFIFRGALDVRATRINEAMKLAAVHALKDLAREPVPQAVLDAYERDSMSFGRDYIIPTPVDVRLLDRVSAAVAQAAVDSGVARKPYPAHYPLQSVNDVYGA, translated from the coding sequence ATGACGGATGCATTCAAGCAGGCTGCTTTGGATTACCACGCTAAACCTATTCCCGGAAAATTGTCGGTCGAGTTGACGAAACCCGCCGCCACCGCACGGGATCTGGCGCTGGCCTATAGTCCAGGCGTGGCTGAGCCGGTGCGTGAAATCGCCCGTGACCCTGAAAATGTGTTTCGCTATACGGGTAAAGGCAATCTGGTCGCGGTGATTTCGGATGGCAGTGCGATTCTGGGGTTGGGTAACCTGGGGCCGCTGGCCAGCAAGCCGGTGATGGAAGGCAAAGGGGTACTGTTCAAGCGCTTTGCCGGTATCAACTCGGTGGACGTGGAAGTTGAGGCGGAAAACCCTCAGGCGTTTATCGATACCGTCGCGCGGATTGCCAGCACCTGGGGCGGCATCAACCTTGAGGATATCAAGGCACCGGAGTGCTTTGAAATCGAGAAAGCCCTGATTGAGCGCTGCGCAGTTCCGGTCTTTCATGATGATCAGCATGGCACTGCCATTGTAACGGCTGCCGGTATGCTGAATGCCCTGGATATTGCCGGGAAGCGTATCGAGGACGTCAGGATTGTCTGCATGGGGGCCGGTGCCGCCGCGATTGCCTGTATGCGTTTGCTGATATCCTGCGGTGCGCAGCGGAAAAATCTGGTGATGCTGGACAGGCGTGGCGTGATCCATAGTGACCGTGAAGGGATCAATCAATACAAGGCTGAGTTTGCCCAGGATACTGATATGCGCACCCTGGATGATGCCATTGATGGCGCCGATGTGTTTATCGGTCTTTCCGGCCCTGGGTTGCTTTCGGCTGATCAGGTCAAGACGATGGCGCAGGATCCGGTGATTTTCGCCTGCACCAACCCGGACCCTGAGATCCACCCTGATGTGGCCCGTGAAGCCCGCCCGGATGTGATCATGGCCACCGGGCGTTCCGATTACCCGAATCAGGTCAATAACGTGCTTGGCTTCCCGTTCATTTTCCGGGGTGCTCTGGATGTACGCGCAACCCGGATCAATGAAGCCATGAAACTGGCCGCTGTTCATGCCCTCAAGGATCTGGCCCGCGAGCCGGTGCCCCAGGCCGTGCTGGACGCCTATGAGCGGGATTCAATGAGCTTCGGGCGTGACTACATTATTCCCACGCCGGTGGATGTCCGCCTGCTGGATCGGGTATCGGCTGCCGTCGCCCAGGCAGCGGTGGATTCAGGCGTGGCACGCAAGCCTTACCCGGCTCACTACCCGCTGCAAAGCGTCAACGACGTTTACGGTGCTTGA
- a CDS encoding acyl-CoA thioesterase II, which produces MTDTSHTGLSTQASLDKLVSLMALETLEETLFRGQSQDLGFPQLYGGQVLGQSLAAASFTVPQDRQPHSQHGYFLRPGDPHRPVVYQVDKVRDGGSFTTRRLTAIQKGRPIFFCSASFQTPETNPLAHHSPMPEVPTPEALLDSGKAQHSRFPGHPIEFIYLSRSGAHQAPAHQYLWFRLAGKLPEDPALHRHLLSYVSDFNLLTTGLLPHRVDYKDPKLQIASLDHALWLHQDARLDEWLLYTTDSPWTGGARGLARGQIYNRQGQLIASTAQEGLMRLHDAPIR; this is translated from the coding sequence ATGACTGACACTTCTCACACCGGTCTCTCAACACAAGCATCACTCGACAAGCTTGTCAGCCTGATGGCCCTGGAAACCCTGGAGGAGACCCTGTTTCGCGGTCAGAGCCAGGACCTGGGTTTTCCCCAACTTTATGGCGGCCAGGTGCTTGGGCAGTCGCTGGCAGCGGCCAGCTTCACGGTGCCGCAAGACCGCCAGCCGCATTCCCAGCATGGCTATTTCCTGCGCCCCGGCGACCCTCACCGCCCAGTGGTTTATCAGGTCGATAAAGTGCGTGACGGCGGCAGCTTCACTACCCGCCGGTTGACCGCCATCCAGAAAGGCAGACCCATCTTCTTCTGCAGTGCATCTTTTCAGACGCCAGAAACCAACCCGCTGGCCCACCATAGCCCGATGCCGGAAGTGCCTACCCCGGAGGCATTGCTGGACAGCGGCAAGGCGCAACACAGCCGCTTCCCGGGCCACCCTATCGAGTTCATCTATCTCTCGCGTAGCGGCGCCCATCAGGCGCCAGCCCATCAATACCTGTGGTTTCGCCTGGCGGGCAAGCTACCTGAAGACCCGGCCCTGCACCGCCACCTGCTGTCCTATGTGTCCGACTTCAATCTGTTGACCACCGGCTTGCTGCCGCACCGGGTTGACTATAAAGACCCCAAACTGCAGATCGCCAGCCTGGATCATGCGCTCTGGCTGCATCAGGACGCTCGGCTGGATGAATGGCTGCTATACACCACCGACTCTCCCTGGACGGGCGGCGCCCGTGGCCTGGCGCGCGGCCAGATCTACAACCGCCAGGGGCAATTGATCGCCTCCACGGCCCAGGAAGGCTTGATGCGCTTGCACGATGCGCCCATACGCTGA
- the tadA gene encoding tRNA adenosine(34) deaminase TadA: MRSDEFYMYRALDQAHLAFEAGEVPVGAVVVSADGEILAAAYNAPVSDCDPCAHAEILALRAAGQAVGNYRLEGATLFVTLEPCMMCAGAMVNARIARLVYGAAEPRTGMLESKANLLAQPWFNHTVAVSGGILAAPARRLLKRFFSERR, from the coding sequence ATGCGCAGCGATGAATTCTATATGTACCGGGCGCTTGACCAGGCTCATCTGGCGTTTGAAGCAGGTGAAGTGCCGGTGGGGGCAGTTGTCGTCTCGGCAGACGGAGAGATTCTGGCCGCTGCGTATAATGCGCCTGTCTCTGACTGTGACCCCTGCGCCCATGCGGAAATCCTGGCCCTGCGAGCCGCCGGGCAAGCTGTTGGAAATTACCGCCTGGAAGGCGCCACTCTGTTTGTTACTCTGGAGCCCTGCATGATGTGTGCCGGTGCCATGGTGAACGCCCGTATTGCCCGCTTGGTATATGGTGCCGCTGAGCCACGCACCGGTATGCTGGAGTCAAAAGCCAATCTCCTGGCGCAACCCTGGTTTAACCACACAGTCGCGGTCAGCGGTGGCATCCTGGCAGCTCCTGCCCGGCGGCTGTTGAAACGCTTTTTCAGCGAGCGTCGTTAG
- the mltF gene encoding membrane-bound lytic murein transglycosylase MltF — protein MTLFYRLCLALSSGLLLVMIPAVSNVSLFAPPFFSTTGNEHLALIKSRDFITFHTRTSPTTYYEGRRGPTGFEYELMRRFAERLGVSLNLDANHHLDSILPAVRARGDIGAAGLPLTPDTQGIHYTRPIIEMQPLVVYRRGLNGIDSVADLVDLEVGTLNGSGLTTTLQRLQQQYPALNWKSSSDIEVADLLASIQNSTLDAAIIFDHQFRVNRLFFPEVERGFLLGEPLSMVWALPSGRGLGLIDAANDFIQSLHDNGELDSLITRHFGHDDYLEYVGTRTFLSHLDSRLPQYTELFKQAAQQTGFDWKLLAALGYQESHWDRDAVSPTGVRGLMMLTNATAQEMGISNRRDPAQSIDGGSRYLRHVIDRLPESITGEDRLYMAMASYNVGLGHLYDARKITEMRGGDPDLWKDVRESLPLLQHREWHSKTRHGYARGGEPVIYVRNIRRYYEMLDYVERSRQQFFQLEQTSIDNESALNFEIVPPLDQPNDAR, from the coding sequence ATGACGTTATTTTATCGCCTGTGCCTGGCACTTTCGAGCGGATTACTGTTGGTGATGATCCCTGCGGTTTCGAACGTATCTCTGTTCGCGCCGCCCTTTTTTTCAACGACCGGGAACGAACACCTGGCGCTGATTAAAAGTCGCGATTTTATTACCTTTCATACTCGCACCTCGCCCACCACCTATTATGAGGGTCGGCGTGGCCCGACCGGGTTCGAGTACGAGCTGATGCGCCGCTTTGCCGAGCGCCTGGGGGTCAGCCTGAACCTGGATGCCAACCACCATCTGGACAGCATTTTGCCAGCCGTGCGCGCCCGGGGCGATATTGGCGCGGCAGGGCTACCGCTGACACCTGACACTCAGGGTATTCATTACACTCGCCCAATCATCGAGATGCAGCCGCTGGTGGTTTACCGCCGGGGGCTAAACGGGATTGATTCCGTGGCTGACCTGGTCGACCTGGAGGTGGGCACCCTCAACGGCTCAGGCCTGACGACGACACTACAGCGCCTGCAGCAGCAATATCCAGCGCTCAACTGGAAATCCTCCAGCGACATTGAAGTTGCTGACCTGCTCGCCAGCATCCAGAACAGCACCCTGGATGCGGCGATTATTTTTGATCATCAGTTTCGCGTTAACCGGCTGTTCTTCCCGGAGGTCGAGCGCGGTTTTCTGCTTGGTGAACCCTTGTCCATGGTCTGGGCGCTACCCAGTGGCCGAGGCCTGGGGCTGATCGACGCCGCCAACGACTTTATCCAGTCCCTGCATGATAACGGCGAACTCGATTCATTGATCACCCGCCACTTTGGCCACGACGACTATCTGGAATATGTCGGCACGCGCACCTTCCTGTCGCACCTGGATTCTCGTCTGCCGCAATATACCGAGCTTTTCAAACAGGCCGCCCAGCAAACCGGCTTTGACTGGAAGCTGCTGGCGGCGCTGGGTTATCAGGAATCCCACTGGGATAGAGACGCCGTCTCCCCCACCGGGGTGCGCGGTTTAATGATGCTGACCAACGCCACCGCCCAGGAAATGGGTATCAGTAACCGTCGCGACCCGGCGCAAAGTATCGATGGCGGCTCCCGCTACCTGCGCCACGTGATCGACAGGCTACCGGAAAGCATCACCGGTGAAGACCGTCTATACATGGCCATGGCCTCTTATAACGTGGGGCTTGGCCATCTTTACGATGCCCGCAAGATTACCGAAATGCGCGGCGGAGACCCGGATCTTTGGAAAGATGTGCGTGAATCTCTGCCGCTTCTGCAACATCGCGAATGGCATAGCAAGACTCGCCACGGCTATGCACGCGGCGGCGAGCCGGTGATTTATGTGCGCAATATCCGCCGTTATTACGAAATGCTTGATTACGTTGAGCGCAGCCGCCAGCAGTTTTTCCAGCTGGAACAGACCAGTATTGACAATGAGTCTGCGTTGAACTTTGAAATAGTTCCGCCGCTAGATCAGCCTAACGACGCTCGCTGA